The Eurosta solidaginis isolate ZX-2024a chromosome 4, ASM4086904v1, whole genome shotgun sequence genome includes a window with the following:
- the Tspo gene encoding uncharacterized protein Tspo isoform X3: MDKSEYEIQHFGFSVEQFSLERRHYLNKILSLTLQSMVEKLSMDHSETKELLSQKKEVVKEEMFKAMDRHLNDLEEMDRKNFCIPEYVLLATDTSLSKQYSEADENQADVNIEQLKRQFLENNFMIASLEKENEKYEQIHDEIEKEDEVIKKVQEVINTVNTQWEKAKQLVKETKNMDF, translated from the exons ATGGATAAAAGCGAGTACGAAATACAACATTTTGGCTTTTCTGTTGAACAATTTTCGTTGGAGA GGCggcattatttaaataaaatattgtcgCTAACGCTACAATCAATGGTGGAAAAGTTATCAATGGATCACAGCGAAACAAAGGAATTGCTGTCTCAAAAAAAGGAAGTTGTAAAGGAAGAAATGTTCAAAGCCATGGATAGGCATTTGAATGATTTGGAGGAAATGGATCGAAAAAATTTTTGCATACCAGAGTATGTGCTTTTGGCAACAGATACAAGTCTCAGTAAACAATATAGCGAAGCCGATGAAAATCAGGCTGATGTAAATATAGAACAACTGAAAAGGCAATTTCTAGAG aaTAATTTTATGATAGCATCATTAGAAAAGGAAAACGAAAAATATGAGCAAATACATGATGAAATTGAAAAGGAAGACGAAGTTATAAAGAAAGTTCAAGAAGTAATAAATACTGTAAATACACAATGGGAAAAGGCCAAACAATTAGTGAAGGAAACCAAAAATATGGACTTTTAA
- the LOC137250379 gene encoding protein transport protein Sec24D-like, whose amino-acid sequence MDFMMPPTQPGQTPMLSQPPKPCQPPYPDTSGRLGYNQPPAPVTGKYQQPQQYDQAQRCLDPDQMPNPISVIIENQNRAGGAFITNEQGLLPPLVTKKYVVEDQGNSSPRYVRSSLYCLHATADLLKTTALSITLTA is encoded by the exons ATGGattttatgatgccaccaacacaacctggacagacgccaatgctcagtcaaccacccaagccgtgtCAACCCccatacccggacacgtccggacgtcttggttataat caaccacctgcacctgttactggtaaatatcaacagccgcaacagtatgatcaagcccaacgctgtttagatcccgatcagatgccaaatccgataagcgttatcattgaaaatcaaaatagggctggtggtgcttttattactaatgaacagggtttattaccaccattggtgaccaaaaaatatgtggtagaagatcagggtaactcctcgccacgttacgttag gtcgtctttgtattgcctacatgcaacagctgatttattaaaaacaacagctttgtccattacacttaccgcctga